GAAAAAAACGTTTTTCTGCATGCGATGCGCCCTGATGTAGCTTTAGCTTTCATTCTCCTTGAAAAAGAAAAGCGCTTTTTCTGGATGTCACGCCTTCAGTGGTTGATATGGAGCTGGACGTGGCTATTCGGTTATTTCGTTATCCACAAGCACCTCATTTTCTACTTTTGTATGAAAAAGCAACTCTATTTAACTTATCTAACTCATTTATTTAGACAGTATTTTAAGAATCTAAACATTATAAAAAGGTTTTTTCATGTATAGATGGTGGCTCGAAATACCCGAGCCTGCTGGTTTCTTATTTTTCAGCAAAACCCAAGCACCATTTGCTTAGGTTTCTGTTAGGTTATTTTAAAGCTGCGGCAACACTTCTATTGAGTAGACCAATTTGAGTAATAATGTTAGCACATTTTCTGCAAATGAGTCATAGAACGTTCAAACTTTTTAGTCATCATCATTTTCCGTTTCAATTTCTTGCTTAAGAATATCTCCGTTTTTGGCATGAATCTCAAATTCCGCTTCTTTCTGTCCATTTCTAAGCTCTAATTCATAAACGAATTGATTGTCGTCTTCATCTAACTCAATACTGATAACTTCTCCTTTAAATTGCTTTTTAGCGATATTTTTTGCTTCTTCCATAGAAATAAGTTCTTCTTTTGCAACATTTACTTGTTCTATATCATCATTGTTGTTATCAGTTTGCTTGATTTCCTTTTTGTTTTCTTTTAAGACTTCACCAGTATCGCCATCAAGTGTTAAATCATATTCCGTTGTTTTATT
This genomic interval from Virgibacillus pantothenticus contains the following:
- a CDS encoding PepSY domain-containing protein, which codes for MNKKKLGIIIGTIAGAAILGSGVYYSNADEANPKLDGDKIKSMVQEQYEGQITEFELDTDLNKAVYEVEVQNKTTEYDLTLDGDTGEVLKENKKEIKQTDNNNDDIEQVNVAKEELISMEEAKNIAKKQFKGEVISIELDEDDNQFVYELELRNGQKEAEFEIHAKNGDILKQEIETENDDD